The following nucleotide sequence is from Citrus sinensis cultivar Valencia sweet orange chromosome 6, DVS_A1.0, whole genome shotgun sequence.
acttgAGGGCCTTTGGTGCTCCACCCATTGTAATTGCACTTGCTGCACAAGGTGCTTTTCGTGGATTTATGGATACAAAGACACCTTTATATGCTATTGGCAAGTATTGCAGCACCCTCTTCTCTTCATATTTATCTGTTTTTCTCTCTATCAATCTAGCTAGCTATTTATAtctttgaatttaattgtatGCACATTGGGATTTCTCTGTATGCAAATCAGGATCGTATGTCCAGATTAGTTTTATGTACATGctcaattgaatcttttttACAGCATTCATGTTCTGAAAATTACTCCAATGTAAATCTAAAACAGTACTGGCTTTAATTCATATTCGATTCTTTGACTAGTGGAGATGGTACTTTGATCAGTCTAGGCATATTAAAAGCCCCATAGCTCCAGGACCTTAAGTTTTAATTGGTCGATAACTATTAACCCTGCCATTAGTTAATTATTCgtataattcaaataatttaccGTGCATCGACACATATACAACTAGAGACTGGAATCGCGGGCTTTCCCATTTGCCCAAAATCCCCTTGTCCCCACAAGGTTCCCGAACTTTGCCCGAGTGCGCCACCACTCAAGCTAGTTGTGAAGTGAAGGTACTGTAGCATCGTATCTCTAACCAACCCATTACAGTGCTCTCTTTTTATGAGCAAGGTAATCATCTTTGATCAATTCTATTACAAAAGTACCTCTACCTcatcattaattgaaaatatattgaGAGGATGGAGTTAGAGAAGcgttttattatatttatatataaaatgattCCTTCTTAAATTTTGTATGTAACTCTCTGGTAAAAAGGATTTTTAACACAAAGGTTATCTTGTTTTCCTGATAGCTTATGTCATATGTGCATGTGACAATTGTCTACTCTGTATTATCAGGGGCTGGCAACTTAATAAATGCTATACTGGAtccaattttgatatttttcttccatttcgGAATTGGCGGTGCGGCAATTGCTACTGTGATTTCTGAGTACGTCATTAATGTGGTAAACTTAACATTGATTGTCCGTGTATTTTGCATCTGATATTTTTGCAATTGCATTAGTTGGTTCAATTGTTTAAATCCTTGTTGATTCCCCTGTATAATTTCAACAGATATTTGATTGCTTTTATCCTTATATGGAAATTGAGTGACAATGTATTGTTGATGTCCCCAGACATTGATGGGAGAAGAGTTGTCCACTATCTAAAATCTGGTACATGCCTTGcttactatttttatattgtccaattaacattttattgtTCCAGAGGTTGAAATCCTTAGGGTGTCTTGTTTTTATACCAGAAAAATCCAATGGAAGTTATCTGTCTTATTGATACTTAAACAGTGTATTGCATGCAATCCACTTAAGTAGAGGATGTATTCATTTTGTCTGCAGGCGGTCTTCTGATTGGCAGGACCATTGCAGTGCTTCTAACTATGACATTAGCAACATCCATGGCAGCGAGGGAGGGCCCAATACCCATGGCTGGTTATCAGATCTGTGTAGAAGTTTGGTTAACACTGTCTTTGCTTAGTGATGCTCTAGCATTGGCTGGTCAGGTAAAACTTTTGAGCATTGTAGTCTGCTGTGTTGTTTCACACGtgatatcaaatttttattagtggATAGACCAAAAGTTTTCAAGAAGTACCTTGTTCACTACCTACTCAGCAACTAAGTGGTTTCTGAAGTTATGTGGAGTTACTCAAAGTAAAAACCATGGGATGTTTTCTATCTTCTGTGATTCATGACTATTATATATGTCGTAGTTAACTTCTGTTTGAGGCCATTCTTACTTTTTTCATGTCCTTGTGCCACTGGCCATCTGGATGAAGAATTTATAGATAATTTGGAACAAGAGTGGAAATATTAGTTTAATGTACTATAGATGCCAATGCCGACTAGGATGTATGGGGTTCAATCAAATACTGTATGATAGTGGTGGGACAATGTTGGCAACTTTTATGTATCTTGGTTTGAACTGAAGGCATCCATATCACACAGATATATGCTGAAACTAATTGGTTTTTCTATTTCAAACGTTTTTGGTTCCAACATTATTCTTTGATGTCTTTTTCACAGGCTCTTCTTGCTGCTGGTTACTCCCAAGGAAATTATGAACAAGCACGCCAAGTGGTTTTCAGACTCTTGCAGGTTTTTAATATCCCTAACTACTATATTTGCCTTTCCTGTGATTggtttcttttcatttaactGATTCAGTTTCatgttatttcattttgattgGCAAGCAGATCGGTTTAGTAACAGGAATTAGTTTAGCTACTTTATTATTCCTTGGATTTGGACCATTCTCTCACTTGTTTAGCACAGATTCTGAAGTTCTGGCAATTGCCTGGTCTGGCTTATTGGTGAGTGACTTGCACTGTAAACAGTTTTCTAGTTCAAGACTTTTCTACTGTTGAATAGGCTTTTTGTCTAGTCCTTTTTTATATTACCAATacattttcctttataaatcCTGTGGTATGTATTGCATTAAATGCTTCATCTGGGAGGTTATTAGTGAAGTCATTTTCATGTCCCTCGCATCATGTGATTCACGGTCGCAGCTTTGTGATGGTAGACGTAAATCTCTGAGGCTTACCTGACATTAACTCTATTGTGCAGTTTGTTGCTGGATCCCAACCAATGAATGCTCTTGCATTTGTCCTCGATGGGCTGTACTACGGGGTTTCTGACTTTGAATATGCTGCCTACTCTATGGTTCCCTCTCTTTCCTATCATACAATAGCATAGTGTAAtacttcaatttcttttctcagTCGCTTATATGTGATTGATAGGTACTAGTTGGACTTACCTCTTCAGCATTCATTTTTGTGACTGCTCCCATCTTTGGTCTTGCTGGAGTCTGGGCAGGGCTATTTCTCTTCATGACCTTGCGAGTATTATTTGGTATCTGGAGGTAAGCTGAGTTCAGGTTTCAGAATGTTAGGTTAATGTTTGATTACCATATTTAACTGGTGATAGGTTGTCTATTAGTGAAATAATAAGCAGTCATGCATTTTGTGGTTAAAATTGGGTGACGTTAAGtaacacttaaaatgattattCACTGCAGGTTGGGCACAAAAAGTGGACCATGGAAAATGGTGTGGTCTGAGATGGAGAAGTTAGATGAATGAATGTTGCAGAGTTATTGGCATAGAATTTGTACCGTGTGCTCATACTGTTTAATGCCACACCAGCGTATGGCACAACCAAGTGCTTCAAGTATTTAAGAGTTTAAACGCCAATAGAGCAACCTCCACAAGTGCTCCAGGCACAGATTTTGTGCCGCCATAATTGAAGATACATCCTATCAAGGGTATTTGGATTACTGGTGAGAGGCTTTTTCGTTGACAGAAGCAGCCTACAAAAGTTGTCGTCTATCTGCTAAACTATGAGGTTAGAATGATTATTGAATATAGCATTTGGCGGTGAGTTTAGTAGTTTAGAACTTAGTAGTGCTTCACCAACTTCTTCCGTCTGTCGCATTCTACACATACATTGTTGATGTTTTTTTGCGGTCGTAGCTGAGAGTGGATCCTGCATTTGGCCATGATGAGAAAGTTCATTTACACAATCATCATTGTCTAATGATGTATGGATCCGTAGCATCAACATCAGGAAATGTATTATAAAGTAAAGAATCAAAAGTAGACAAATCTGGGACCTAAAACAACTTTCAATTGATgaaatccaatttaatttgttgaagTACAAACCAGATAGAGTTTGTGAaggtaataaaaaaagagaaggggGGGAAGGGATTAAAACAACATCCAATTGATGCAATCCAATTTCATTTCTCGACTTACTAACCAGGTTGAGTTTGTAAAATGATTAGAACTTTGAATAGCAGCAGCAGAACAAAATAGATATTACAATACTACACAAAACATGATCGATATGGGTCCTGTACATATACCCAAATTGGGAGCAAGGTAGGAGGATCCTCGCCTTTGCTCCAATGGCCTCCTATATTATCATCAGGGGCTCCAGAAAAATAGCCGAGCCTGAGCTCAAACGGCACCAAAATTTGCAGCTAGAACGTTGACATCGTCTTGAGGACAGTGGATTGTCATCTTTACAACAGTAAATTTCACGAATACCCGAACATTGACATGTCAGCTAAAACGATGGGCGCACATCTCTGTATCgaaaattcagaaaataacTAAGACGGTTAATAATAAACCAGAAAGGTTGATTGTAGTAGATTTTACATCTATCTACGTCTAAGCTAGATAAACAACAGAGAGAATTGAAAGagaaatcaacaaaatattgaCATTCAAATACTCATACAGGCATATGATTGCCTTTCTAATGAACCACATTTATGTGCATCAGTAAGAGAGTATGCTGCAAGTACTTCATTTCTCTAATAAGATTCCTGTCATCTTTACAACAGTAAATTTCACGAATACCCGAACATTGACATGTCAGCTAAAACGATGGGCGCACATCTCTGTATCgaaaattcagaaaataacTAAGACGGTTAATAATAAACCAGAAAGGTTGATTGTAGTAGATTTTACATCTATCTACGTCTAAGCTAGATAAACAACAGAGAGAATTGAAAGagaaatcaacaaaattttgacattcaAATACTCATACAGGCATATGATTGCCTTTCTAATGAACCACATTTATGTCCATCAGTAAGAGAGTATGCTGCAAGTACTTCATTTCTCTAATAAGATTCCTGTACTGAACAAcatatgaaaggaaaatacatttaattatttagagcTAGGTCTGAAAAGTAGGTTCTGTTTCTTGGAGAATGTTCTTCTTGGAGAATTAACTGAAATcttgcattatttttaaaatctttatctACCAACTATGATTATCAACTGTGATGACGCAGAAATTTGGTCAaccgaaaaaataaaaaaacagcGGCAACACAAGAAATTAATGTGGTTTAGCACTTGGCCACATCTACatgcaagaaaaaataagttcCACTATTAAAAATAGCAATTGCAATCGagcttctatttttttctttttggctaCTTGTCAGtactcctttttttcttttttttttaaagagtgtgtgtgtgtgtagaaTGAGGCGCTCTAAATAAAGTGCTTTTAGATAACCCATAAcctagataaaaaaaaattattccaatAACCGATATCACTAACGCTTACAACCTCATCTCTAATCAGTCTAGTCAGTGTCAAATTCGGAAAAGCTTCTAGACATTTCGAACTTAAACAAAACTCTCTGTAGCTAGATTCCCAACTGCCTGGCTTAATTAAGGTTGCTCAGCTTAATTAAGGCTTCTAGTAGCTGGGCTAAATAAAACTTGCAGCAGCTCGATCGCTacaaaaaataagtttcaCTATTATAAAAGCAATTATCATCAAGTATCCCCTTTCTTCCCTCTTTTGGGCTACCTATCAGGACTTATTCCTTTTGAGTACaaacaaaaactttatttatattactttttggggTAACTCCAATTCAAGATAAGTAACTTTTACTGATAACCTTTATTACTTAGATTCCAAACTTTATCTCTAATCAATACTTGTTTCCTTCTCAAATTCATATTAAGCTTCTAGATCTATATATCTCTCTAGCAACTGGACTTATTTGTCTTCTATAAGCTTCTAAGCAGCTGCacttatttgacttatttaagCTTCCAACAGTTGAGTCTCCAGCAAATGGACTACTTTGACTTATCTAAGGCTTTCAGCAGTTGGACCAAAGCCCACTTTCAAGACTTTATTTCATTCCACTGTTTATTACCTTTATTTTTATGGTACTATAGCTACCTCTTAGCTCCTGAAGCTGACTTATCAGAAACTGAAAAGAGATAAGATTATTTCTCTCATTCTTCTATAACTCACCATCAGATTCCTCTATAATTCACCATCACACTATCTCAGTAGATCGATCAACTCAACCTTATGTCATATTTTCATTCACTTAGAAAAGAGAGGAAGGCCAATGCAGTCGAGAGTGGAGTAAGcccttaaaaaataagatatagTAGCGGAAGTAGACATTGGATTCTGATAAGCATAGCaattagtaaaagaaaaatatgccaTCTTCATTTTACAAGAGAGAGATCAGCAAAgagatgaagaaagaaaaagaaaagagagagaaacaaaaaagaaagaaagaagaggaCCGTATACAAAAGCctagaatcaaaattaatttgaacaaattactatgatttTCAAAACAACCCACTGTCAGCATTTTTCCCTACAAAATCTAAGATTATCTCTACTACTAGTATCTAATCATGCTTTTGTATTCATTCATAAACACCAAAACAGACTCACCTCTTTGATCTCATGGTTCTTTCTTCTATTTTACTCATGGCTTAACTCTCtttcctcttctttctttattcttctctgttttcttcttctttcctcATCTCTTTGCCGATCTCTCTTTTGTAAAATAGAGATGGCATACTTTTCTCTTTATACCACTTAGAGCTAGGGTTAGTTAAAGGTTGGGATAAAACTAAAATGTCTTTGACTTAATGAAGTGACTAAAATACATTTAGAATTGGGCATTACATTAATAACCCCTTCCCTTTATTGAGCCATGGATCTCCTTCACGCCTGCTTACATCTGCCTTTATAGGGGAATGGGAGAGAAATAATCCTAGTTCTTTCAACTTCtaataatccaaattcaagaACTAGAAGGCAGCTGCTCTAACACAAAAGTAAAAGTAATAAAAGTAATAGACAgtggaataaaataaaaaggacgATGTTGTTTCAGCTGCTGAAGTCTACTACAAGTCAAATAACTCACGCTGCTAGAAACCTTAGATAAGTCAAATAAGTTCAATTACTGGAGACCCAAATATTAGAAGcttaaataagtcaaataagtTCAACTGTTAAAGACCCAACTGCTGGAAGTttatataagataaataagtCCAGCTGCTatagaaataaaaactgttggaagtttatataagaataataagTCCAACGCTATAGAAATAGAAATAGAAGAATCCAAAAACTCAATATGAACTTGAGAAAGAGATAAGCGTTGATTAAAGATAAAGTTTTGAAcccaaatgataaaaattatcagAAGAAGTTTTATCTAAGATTTGAGTTATCCAAAAAGTACTGCATAAAAAGCATCTATTTCCCCTTAAAAGTTAAACCATCAAAATAATGATCTTAAATTCAGTTGTATATGCGCTCTCAAGAGAGATGAGgagcaatcaaataaatcaGCCCCCTATGATAGCTCTTGGAATCCTAAATATGGTTGGAATCCTGAATATGATGCCACCAATACTAATAATTGTAGCAATTCACACATGTATCTTTctcatcaatttcatcaattGGCATTGGTTGATGAGAAATCaaaatgacaaagaaaaaggagaaaagaagAGCAGTAGGCATGAAATTCTACCAAAGGAATAGGTACTGAGTACGATGAGCAGgcggcaaaaaaaaaaaacatagaaGCTTGATATCAATTGCTTTTTCAATACAGGAGCTTATTTTCTCTACCCATGAACATAAGCCAAATGCCAAACCACATTAATTCCTTTTGTCGCATATATTATATCACCCCCACTCGTTATTTTCTCTGTTGACAAGGTTTCTGTGTCAACAAACTAGACATGAGAGGCTGACACCATCCAACAGCTTGGGACTTTCAAGGAATGAGTGATGAACCTAAATAATGAGCAATGATATATGGCCCACGCAAACCCAACACCAACCCCAAAAAATTGCTAATTTACATGTGCATTTTAAACACTccaatttttatcatttggtGCTTGTCTCAACAAATACAAAATGCAATGAAGTGGCGCTGTTTCACCAAATTTCAGGCTTAGCATGTCACATATATCGTTGCGCTTTAGCAAATCTTGAACAATGACTTGCAAATATTTCCAAGGCATATAATCTCCTAGAATCAAGACGACCCACGTGTTTCAGATTACACACTCATGCCTATATTGCTTCTAGTCCCTTTTGCACTACCATCCAGCCCTTTCCATAAGCAAGGTGAATACAATTAGACCAATATGCTTGCACTTCCATAAAACAATGAGTTAAATGACTCATTTGGACTATAAAacctaaaagaaaaatgaattaacATTCTAAGAATCATTGAACATTAATGGTTGCCTTTattaagaaaacaataagCCAAACATGGTAAGATTCGAAGTAAAACAACATACACTATAAACATTACCTTTTAATCAACCAGCAATTGAACACAAACCAACAATCGTTTACTCTAATCCAGTAGACCTAGCAACCTTGTACCTCAACTTTCTATTGTTATTTTCCTgccaaacaaacaaacaacatTAAAAACAATTCACCCGACAATTTGCAAAGATTTTCGTTTTCATCAGACCGAAACTCACCAGCTCAAGAACCTGAGCCGAACTGGATTCAACCAGCCGAGCCAAGCTCTCAACTTTAGCCAGCATTTTCTCATACAAATCCTCCAAGCCAGCTGTATAACTGGCCGCATCTGGTCCCACTAATCGTTTCAAGCTCTCAACTTGAAACCCTTCCGCACACAAATCTAACTGCTCTTGATCGCTCACTTTCTCTTTCTTGGCACTCAAACTCTCCTCCTCCATCGCCGCCGACGAGCAGTTCATAAACGGCAGCGCGCAATTGGGAGCGAAACTACCGTAATGGCCCCGAAATGCAGGACCAATGTTGATTACGTCGATCGTCTTCGGATGGAACGAGCGATTAAAAGTGTTGAACTGGTACGCGCGGTACTGGTGCGTGTGGATGAGTTGGTCGGCTAAAGGCGTTGTAAAGAGAATGAAAACACACGGCATTAGAGTTAGGGTTCGGGTTTGGGTTTTGACGGGGAAATGGAATTGGAGGATTTTGGAGAGGGAATCGGTGACGGAGAATTCGCGCAATGAGGGGCGTAGAGGAGAGTGACGGCGACCGGAGAACCAGCCGAGGAGTTGCTGGTGGTGGTGTTGGAGAGGGGGGATTTTGAGTGAGTCGACTCGGCCAAGCGAGTCGTAGAAGGAGAGAGGGACGCCGGAGCAGATGAAGCCGGTGATGGTGGCGACGAGATGAGAGTCGGTGGAGGCGGAGGCGGAGTCATCAGAGAGAGTAGAGGGAGTGATATGAGTGACGTGACCGAATATGAATCCGTCCACGTCACCTAGTGATGACGAGAACCGTTGGATCATTGAGGCTAGTGTCGGACCTGATATCGCTATTTTTTGTAACTGAAGGTCTTCCATTTGCGCGAATCGCAGGAGAATGAGCTCAGCCGATGAACCGAGGAATTACGAAATCTCTTTTCGTGCATTTGCCTCGCCTTGAAACGACGACGTTTGAGATGCTCTCAAGTCTCAAATCTTTATT
It contains:
- the LOC102628844 gene encoding protein DETOXIFICATION 44, chloroplastic isoform X1 yields the protein MAGTSTNLSRHLLCSMHSSSSSYYYNSKQTKSSSTPGKFRIFNRRNLTCSARLKSAPHKKKTASTSLQTSPPDPSRFSLSGSFSLINIIARLSDGFKFDELGLEIWSIALPAALALAADPIASLIDTAFVGHLGSVELAAVGVSVSVFNLVSKLFNVPLLNITTSFVAEEQAVKSQGSDDGSSQIDHGVEQQGKKLLPSISTSLALAAGIGIAEALALSFGSGFLMNIMGIPADSPMRVPAENFLNLRAFGAPPIVIALAAQGAFRGFMDTKTPLYAIGAGNLINAILDPILIFFFHFGIGGAAIATVISEYLIAFILIWKLSDNVLLMSPDIDGRRVVHYLKSGGLLIGRTIAVLLTMTLATSMAAREGPIPMAGYQICVEVWLTLSLLSDALALAGQALLAAGYSQGNYEQARQVVFRLLQIGLVTGISLATLLFLGFGPFSHLFSTDSEVLAIAWSGLLFVAGSQPMNALAFVLDGLYYGVSDFEYAAYSMVLVGLTSSAFIFVTAPIFGLAGVWAGLFLFMTLRVLFGIWRLGTKSGPWKMVWSEMEKLDE
- the LOC102628844 gene encoding protein DETOXIFICATION 44, chloroplastic isoform X3, with product MAGTSTNLSRHLLCSMHSSSSSYYYNSKQTKSSSTPGKFRIFNRRNLTCSARLKSAPHKKKTASTSLQTSPPDPSRFSLSGSFSLINIIARLSDGFKFDELGLEIWSIALPAALALAADPIASLIDTAFVGHLGSVELAAVGVSVSVFNLVSKLFNVPLLNITTSFVAEEQAVKSQGSDDGSSQIGNGIKLLYENQQGKKLLPSISTSLALAAGIGIAEALALSFGSGFLMNIMGIPADSPMRVPAENFLNLRAFGAPPIVIALAAQGAFRGFMDTKTPLYAIGAGNLINAILDPILIFFFHFGIGGAAIATVISEYLIAFILIWKLSDNVLLMSPDIDGRRVVHYLKSGGLLIGRTIAVLLTMTLATSMAAREGPIPMAGYQICVEVWLTLSLLSDALALAGQALLAAGYSQGNYEQARQVVFRLLQIGLVTGISLATLLFLGFGPFSHLFSTDSEVLAIAWSGLLFVAGSQPMNALAFVLDGLYYGVSDFEYAAYSMVLVGLTSSAFIFVTAPIFGLAGVWAGLFLFMTLRVLFGIWRLGTKSGPWKMVWSEMEKLDE
- the LOC102628844 gene encoding protein DETOXIFICATION 44, chloroplastic isoform X2 produces the protein MAGTSTNLSRHLLCSMHSSSSSYYYNSKQTKSSSTPGKFRIFNRRNLTCSARLKSAPHKKKTASTSLQTSPPDPSRFSLSGSFSLINIIARLSDGFKFDELGLEIWSIALPAALALAADPIASLIDTAFVGHLGSVELAAVGVSVSVFNLVSKLFNVPLLNITTSFVAEEQAVKSQGSDDGSSQIDHGVEQQGKKLLPSISTSLALAAGIGIAEALALSFGSGFLMNIMGIPADSPMRVPAENFLNLRAFGAPPIVIALAAQGAFRGFMDTKTPLYAIDIDGRRVVHYLKSGGLLIGRTIAVLLTMTLATSMAAREGPIPMAGYQICVEVWLTLSLLSDALALAGQALLAAGYSQGNYEQARQVVFRLLQIGLVTGISLATLLFLGFGPFSHLFSTDSEVLAIAWSGLLFVAGSQPMNALAFVLDGLYYGVSDFEYAAYSMVLVGLTSSAFIFVTAPIFGLAGVWAGLFLFMTLRVLFGIWRLGTKSGPWKMVWSEMEKLDE
- the LOC102629480 gene encoding uncharacterized protein LOC102629480 produces the protein MEDLQLQKIAISGPTLASMIQRFSSSLGDVDGFIFGHVTHITPSTLSDDSASASTDSHLVATITGFICSGVPLSFYDSLGRVDSLKIPPLQHHHQQLLGWFSGRRHSPLRPSLREFSVTDSLSKILQFHFPVKTQTRTLTLMPCVFILFTTPLADQLIHTHQYRAYQFNTFNRSFHPKTIDVINIGPAFRGHYGSFAPNCALPFMNCSSAAMEEESLSAKKEKVSDQEQLDLCAEGFQVESLKRLVGPDAASYTAGLEDLYEKMLAKVESLARLVESSSAQVLELENNNRKLRYKVARSTGLE